The genomic window CCATTAACTCTGCTTCATTCTGGAGATCCACCTTTTTCTGAATCGCTTTATATGTTAATGCACGGTACATGGCACCAGTATCAATATATAAATATGACAGTCTTTCTGCCACTATTTTGGCAACCGTACTTTTTCCTGCTGCCGCCGGCCCGTCAATCGCAATTGAAATCTTTTTGTCCATACTTCCTCCTACACTCAAAGATGTTTCACTTTATTTTACCACATCTAATTGAAATACTTGACCAAGAACATTGTTTTAATAATATAAAAAAGCAGGTGAAACCTGCCTGTTTTAACGTCCCCGGAACGTTTCTAGTATTTGCGTAAAATTGTTTTCGCTGACGCCTTCATATTGTGTTATTTGCTTTAATTCTGGAAAAATATTCAGTTTATGAAAAAACACCTGTACGAAAAGCAAAAAAATTAATTGAATAACAATTACTTTCATAAGAATCCTTTCAAACGTCTTCATCAATACGCTCCTAAAGTTAATAGTTATTCTTATTATGGGAGCGTTATGATTCATTTATTCCTTAACTACTAAATCCTTTTTTCTTCATATCTAACTGCCTTTCAAAGCAAAAACGAAGCAAGAGCTGTCGGTCCTGTCCGGTGATATCCGTGAATTGCAAGGAAATTTTTTTTCTATTTTCGCTTACATCTTCAACCCGGACAACGCGGCTCTTAAAACTCTTATAATGGTATTCTCCGCTCTGAAACGGAAGAACAAAAGTCGCCTCTACAATCATACCTTCCCTTAACACTTCACTTTTTCCTGTCAAGATTGCCGCTGCCCCTCCCGCACTAATATCTTCAGTGACGGCAGTAAATGGCTGAAATTCCCCGTTCAACGGATGAACAGCGACATCTACAGGAGTTTCTACCCGCACATACTGGCGGCGCTGTATCTTTATCAAATTTTCTTTTTCTGGGTAGGATAATATGAGCATTGGGATGTTTTGCTTAACCCTTCCCCTTATTTCAGATTCAAACAAATATACGGAACCGTCTTCTCCGACGAATGTGACTTTTAATTGTGTTCCGTCAATCAAAAAAACGGTCCGTTTAGTGGTTGTATTAACCGGATAATCAATGTATAAATCGCTGCCAATCCTTTCTACAAGTTTGCATTTATATGTTTCGATCGCGTTCGAATACTTTGGCTCAAGCATTAAGGTATCGCCAATTTTTAACATGTTGCGCCACACTTCCTATGTATTATAATAAAAATCTTTAACGCTTTAAACCGTTGAGGGTCAGGCCCGCACGACGTTAACGCGTTAAACCATTGAGGGCCAGACCCGCGCCGCGTTAACGCGTTAAATCATTGAGGGCCAGACCCCCCTCCTTGCTGACTTGAATTAAATACCACAAATGGAATGTTCTTTTTCATTATAATCAGAAAGCTTGGCTTAAATAAAGAAAAAAATTGATAAATAAAAGACCCAAAAGGAAGTAAATGATCCTTTTGGGCCGCTATCTTTTAAATGACATCTTCATAGATTGGTTCGGCATTCTTTAATTTTTCCACTTTTTCCTCAATACCGCTTTCCGAATTAATGAAAATACGGTACGTATCATCACCTAAAGTCCCGAGAAATTCATAACAAAGAACTTCCTGGTTCAAGTCATTTATAATAACAGCCTTACCTTCTTCCATTATTTTAACGTTCGGATTGATCTTTGTTCTTGCATTTGCAATTGATTGAGAAGGAGTTGGCAGTTTTCTTGAATGATGCGATTTTAAATAATCCTCTGCCGAAAATCCAATGACTTTTCCATTATCAAGTGCGATTTTTATTTTAATGCTGTCTGGATAGATTCGTACATCATCCTGGTTTGCGACAAATGTAAATACACCAACATTGTCATATTGGGCGCTTTCAAAAAGATCCATATTCTCAAACTCATTTTCTTTTAAGAAATTAATTGCCCGATTGCTTGCCTCATTTAAGCTTATTTTCTGTTTATTAACATCCCTGGATAAAATATACCAAATCGGATATCCGCCTTTTTTCGTAATATCCATGCTGGCTTCAAGATTGTTTTTCTGATCTTGTATCGTTACACTGTAAAATCCATATCCTGAACCTTTTCCGTTCTCTGCGACTCTTACATTTACGTCATTTCCTAGAGAAGCGTACTTCTTTGCGATTTTCACCGCTTCATTTTTTGAGATATTCTCTCCTTCAAGATATTTATAATTTTCATCCTTTTTTTGCATATTGATAAAAGCGGGGCCAAAATCTGTCTCTGAATACCCTTCAACAGTTTTTTCAACTGTCTTAAAGCCATCGATAATCGTGTTGTCAGATGCTTCCTTTCCTGTTGCAAGCGCCAATTCAACGTCCATCCAGCGGAGGTTATTTTTAAGTACAAGATGCTGCACTTTCCGCATTTCATTTTGGATGTCTGCCGATTGCTTATACAAATTTTGCAGTGCTTTATACTCTTTATCTGATAGCGGTTCTTTTTCCAAATCCCTTACAGCTGTTCTGTAGCTAAAATCGCCAATCTTTGCGAGAAACTCTTCCGTTTTATTAAAAGGCAGAAGTGTCAGCGGTAATTGGCCGACATTGCTGTGAGCAGCAGATGTAATTCTCCAGACTTCAGCAAGGGCAGGAGAAAGTGATTTTTTTGAGTTCATAGCCAATGTCGTTCCAATTTCATCATGCAAAAGGTCTAATTGATACGTCAGATCATGAAAGGCGCGCTGATAATTGTTTTCCGCATTTAGAAGGATGGCATTTTTCTCCCGATGCTCCTGGTAGCCCCAGAACGCTGTTCCTGCTATACCTACCACTAAGACGCCTATTAATATTCCTCTAAGCAAAGTTCATCACCCCTATTTACAGAAAATATGTTTTCCGATCTTTTTAATCTGTGGACGCGACCAAATCCATGCACTTGTTGCTGTATCAGGATTAAAATAATAGAGGGCATTGTCGGTCGGATCCCAGCCGTTTATTGCATCAAGAACTGCTCTCCTTGCCGTTTCATTCGGTGTAAGCCAGATTTGCCCGTCGGCTACCGCAGTGAATGCTCCTGGTTCAAAAATGACTCCTGATACTGTATGCGGAAACGAAGGGGATTCCAAACGATTCAAAATAACTGCCGCAACTGCAACTTGTCCAACATATGGTTCACCCCTTGCTTCACCGTAAACAGCATTGGCCATTAATTGAATATCATTTGATGAAAAACCATTTGGGGTGTTTGTTGCAGTTACTTTTTGCCGCTTAGTGGCACCCCCGCCTCTCCGGTTCGCCTGTCTGCCCTCGGAAGGCTTTTTCTGCTTTTCGAGCGATACTCCTCCGTAATGGGAAAATTTATTGCCTTTTTTAATTTGCTCCTTTACGAATTGTTCATTATACCTCGATGCTTTGACGAGTTTTTGTTTCGTTTCCGTTCCTGCCAAGCCGTCGATCGGGAGGCCAAATTCATATTGAAAATTTCTAAGAGCCCAATACGTGCTCCATCCAAATACCCCGTCTATTTTTCCATTATAAAAACCTAAATATTGAAGACGGGATTGCAATTCGATTACATCATCGCCGACTGCACCATGCTGGATAACCTGGTTAGAGAAGGCATCCGCATGTTGGTTTCCTGCGGTCGGAAACAGAAGTACACAAGCGGCGAAAATAGCAAACAGCCTCATTGCCAGTAGCTTTTTATTCATTGATTGTTACCCCCAGATGTGATTCATTTTGCATTAACCATATGTTTTGCAGCTACTGGATTTTTATTCAAGATAAAGAAAGAAAAGTGCAAGCGCCTTGGTTAGCCCCGACAAGCGCTGGAGGTCCTGCCGATGAAGTCGCTTTTTGACTTCATTGGCAGGACCGAAGCGACCTCGAGGGGCTAGGCGCTGGAACTGGACAAGAAAAAACTCTTCATTTTTCATAAATGAAGAGTTTTTTGTACTTTTATCTGTGCTTCAAAATGTTTTGTACTTAAAGCACGGGCATTTTTCACTTTTCGCAGGCCGAGCCACCACAAGAAAATCATAAACGGAAACATTAAGACCAGCCAGTCTTTTTGAGAAATTAAAATAGAGTCATAAATGCCATGCAAAATAAAAGGGATTGCAAGTGACAATAAAATCCATTTAGACTTCGGATTTTCCGAGAATTTTCCTTTGCCAATGTAATATCCCATTATGACTCCGAACAAAGCATGGCTTGATACAGGCAATAGCGCTCTTCCAAGAGCATGTTGAAGTCCATTTGCAACGAGGTAGAAGATGTTTTCAGCGGTGGCAAAACCAAGAGAAACAGACGCACCGTATACAATTCCATCGTAAGGCTCGTCAAAAGCAACATGCTGATATACTGTGTAATACAAGATAAACCATTTAAAAAATTCTTCTAATAAACTTGTTGTCAGAAAAGCTTCTATTATTCCTGATTGTATAAGATGTTCCGTCTCCAATACATATTGAATAAATGAAATCGGAAACACAAGTATAGCCCCAAATATAAACGTTTTGAAAACCATGGAAAGGGGTTCGGTTTCGTATTCGTCTTTTAAATAGAAATAGCTTAACAATGCCAAACCGGGAGCAAACCCGGCAGATAATATTCCCAGCATTAGCTGTCACTCTTTTCAATCCGTTTCCTTAATCGTACCATGTTATAAGCAGAAAGAAAATGCCATTTTCCATTTTTGAAAAAAAAGAATTTAACGCTTTAACGCAGCGCGGGCCAGGCCCTCAACGCATTAACGCGTTAACGCGGTGCGGGCCTGGCCCTCAATACATTAACGCGTTAACGCAGCGGACAAGATCGTCTATGAAGATTGCGTGCTAGATTCGAAATCCTTTTTCGATATTTTCTCCTGCTGACATTAGAACTGCAAGTTTGATTCTTGCTTTTTTCGAGTCATAATCCTTGCCAAGGACGGCTCCGCGCAGTTTCAAATCATAAGCACTGCCCCGATAGTCGTATGATGTATGAACCTGCCCTTCTTCAGCACTCGTTGTTACTACAACTTTTACACCTTTTTTAATCGCATAATCAATATCATCTACCATTAATGGAGAAACCTGTCCTCTTCCGACACCTTCAAGAACAATTCCTTTCACTCCGCAATCTACTGCATGGCGGATAAATTTCCCGTCTGCACCGGCATAGCATTTAATAATATCAACTTCAGGAAGCTCATCCCCGATTTCATAACAATCCCGAATCAGCGGCTTTTGATAGACACTGACGACATCATTATCTATGATGCCTAAATATCCGTATCCGAACGATTCGAAACCTTGAAGGTTTGATGCATGTACTTTTTTTACATATTTGGCCGACCAAATACGTTCATTAAACACGATGACTGTTCCAACATTATCTAAACTCTCGTCAACAGCTACATAGATCGAATTGCGAAGATTTGAATAAACATCTGTTCCCAAATCGTCCGGAGAACGTTGTGAACCGGTGACGACAATCCGTCGGGTGTCTGTTACCGTTAAATCCAGAAAATAGGCTGTTTCTTCCAATGAATCTGTACCATGAGTGACAACAACCCCGCACACTGTTTTATCTTTAAAAACTTCTTCAATTTTCTTTTTCAAAACTATGAGTTTATCAAACCCGATATGCATGCTCGGAAGCTGAAAAACACTGTGTATTTCTATTTCTATATCAGAGGGCAAACGGCAAAGACTTGCTAGTTCTTCGCCTGTCAACTCCCCGGACGACAGCAGCCCGCTCTCAGTTTTTTTGCTCGCAATCGTCCCGCCAGTCGTAAGCAACGCAACTTTTTTCATTCGTTCATCTTCCCTCTTTTTCTCGATTCAAAATAGCTTGTGCAATTTGTCCGCCATGGAATCGCCCATTTTCGATAAAAATTTCATTTGCATCGTTCCCGGCCGCAATGACGCCTGCGATGAAAATACCTTTTATATTCGTCTCCATTGTCTCCATATCATATACAGGCCTGCCTGTTTCTTTATCGATCTCGACGCCCATTGCCTTTAAAAACTCATGATCCGGATGATAACCGGTCATAGCAAAGACAAAATCATTTTTAATTTCATATTCCTTGCCATCTTTTTCATACACGACCGTATCTTCAGTAATTTGTTTAACATGAGCCCTGAACTCCATTTTAATGATTCCCTTTCGGACGAGCGAATCAAATTCAGGCAATATCCATGGTTTAATGCTCGGAGAATAGCTTTCTCCACGGTAAAGGACGGTTACTCTTGCACCTGCCTTAACAAGTTCAAGCGCGGCATCGACACTTGAATTTTTTCCGCCAATAACAACAACATCTTGATCGAAATACGGATGTGCCTCTTTGAAATAATGGGAAACCTTTGGCAAATCCTCACCGGGAACATTTATGTAGTTTGGGTGATCATAATAACCGGTTGCAATAATAACATATGGCGCCGTATACATGCTCTTTTCTGATTGAACAAGAAACATGCCGTTTTCTTGCTTGGAAATAGAAGTAACCTTTTCGAAAGAATGAATCCTTAAATTTTTCCGTTTTACCACTTCCCGATAATAGGCAAGTGCTTGAATTCGTTTAGGCTTATAGTTTTCTGTAATAAAAGGAACATTGCCGATTTCAAGTTTTTCACTTGTGCTAAAAAAAGTTTGATGAGTTGGGTAATTGTAAATAGCATTTACGATGTTCCCTTTTTCAATAACAAGCGGATTTTTGCCGATTTCTTTTAAAGAAATGGCAGCAGCAAGCCCGCAGGGTCCTGCTCCAACAATAATTGCGTCTTCGTATTTCATCTATGTTCACTCCTTAACAAAAAATTCGAGCAAATTAACTTTCTTATTAAAGAAAAAACTCCCATCAATTAATGATAGGAGATTCTCGTTCAAGTTTCAATGAAGAATCAATTTTCTGGAATACACTTCCATTATCTGTTTAATTATTAAACCCAGCCTCTGAACCTGCTTGCTTCTGCCATCTTCCGGACGCCGACCATATATGCTGCAAGGCGCATGTCGACTCTGCGTGTTTGAGCAGTTTCATATACATTATTAAAAGCTTTGACCATTACTTTTTCTAATTTTTCTTCGACTTCTTCTTCGCTCCAGTAATAGCCTTGATTATTTTGAACCCATTCAAAATAAGAAACCGTTACTCCGCCTGCAGAAGCGAGAACATCCGGAACAAGCAAAATGCCCCGCTCCGTCAATATTTGGGTTGCCTCTAACGTTGTCGGCCCATTTGCTGCCTCAACCACGATACTAGCTCGGATATTGTGTGCATTTTCTTCAGTAATTTGGTTTTCTATAGCGGCAGGTACTAAAATATCGCAATCTAATTCCAAAAGTTCTTTATTCGTAATTGTATTATTAAACAATTTTGTAACCGTTCCAAAACTGTCGCGGCGGTCAAGCAAGTAATCAATGTCTAGGCCGTTCGGGTCATACAATGCGCCATAAGCATCGGAAATGCCAACAACTTTTGCGCCGGCATCATACATAAATTTTGATAAAAAGCTTCCGGCATTTCCAAAGCCTTGTACAACAACCCGAGCACCTTCAAGATTGATTCCTTTCTTCTTTGCTGCTTCACGGATACAAATTGTAACGCCTTTTGCCGTTGCAGTTTCACGGCCGTGTGAGCCCCCAAGCACAAGCGGTTTACCGGTAATAAACCCCGGAGAGTTAAATTCGTCAATTCGGCTGTACTCATCCATCATCCATGCCATAATTTGCGAATTTGTAAATACATCCGGTGCAGGTATGTCTTTCGTTGGTCCGACAATCTGGCTAATTGCCCGGACGTATCCTCGGCTTAATCGCTCCAATTCGCGGAAAGACATATTTCTTGGATCACAAACAATACCGCCTTTCCCTCCTCCGTAAGGCAAATCCACGATACCGCACTTTAAGCTCATCCAAATCGAAAGAGCTTTAACTTCTTTCTCAGTTACATTTGGATGGAAGCGAATGCCTCCTTTAGTTGGACCAACTGCATCATTATGCTGGGCCCGGTAGCCAGTAAAAACTTTAACAGAACCGTCATCCATACGAACCGGGATTTTAACTGTCATCATGCGTATAGGTTCTTTAAGAAGCTCGTAAACTTCTTCGGGATAACCTAGCTTTTCCAAAGCCCTATGAATGACAGTTTGAGTTGACTTTAAGACGTCATGTTTGTCCTCCCTATTTATATTTTCAGTACCTTTCTCGGCTACCATTTGTAAACCTCCTAAAGATATCACTATTCACGGATGTTGTCCGCTTTCATGACATAGTATACACTTTTGGTTAATTTATGCAAGATAAAAATACTGCCACTTTTCCGCATTTTTTGATTACTTCATGAAATCGCCTCCAATCCCATTGTTTAAGTAATCTTCTGTTAGTTGATCTTATGTTCACTCTTTTTTGAAAATCAAGCAGACGTTTATTTTCAGATTCTTTCAATATTAATTGTTATAATAAATTTTGATTGTACAGTTTGCAGAAAAAATGAATTTCATACTATTTAGCTTACCTCAAATTAAGTATTTTCTTACACAAAAAAGGTGCAGCCAAAAATAAAAAAAGGACGGCATTTCCCGTCCTCATCATATCGAAAAATAATGAACGAGTGTCTCTACCGCCTTTTCCTTAATAATTTCTTTCCCATATTCTAAAAGCCGGTGAATGCTGATGATTGAAGGAGAACCATATTCAGCTAATATGGAGATCGTTTTATTCAAATCTGCTGAAGAAATATCATTCATATGCAGAAAATAGCGACCATTCATCGAATACAAATTTCCGCCAAAAATATTCATGGAAAAAAGACGGATCGCCAACTGAATAATATCTTCAATATTTTCGAATTCAAATAAAACATCTTCATTACCATCAACAGCTGTCACTTGCATTTCAATGAATCCTTCTCCTAAAGATTCCTCTTCTTCATCCTGCTCTTCCATCGTAACAATCATGACCATTCCTTGCGCATGAAGAGAGAAAACTTCTACGGCTACTGAACCATGGATTTCAAAGCCAAACTCATTGCTTGCCTCATCAAGCATATCGTGGAAAAGTTGTTGCCATTTCAAGGAATCTTTCCAAATATCTTCCTTTGTCAAGCCTCGATCTGTTAAATCATCAAATGTAAGAAAAATTTTTATTTTATTATAAGTTAACCGTTCCAAGCGCATGATCATGCCCCCTGCCGTGAACAAAAGCTCATGTTTTAGTTTATGAATAATTTGATTGTTGGTGAATTGTCTACCTTAGCTCATACGCCCCTTGAGTCATTCTGCTTATCATGATTATATATTTATAGAGGTTTTGTGTAAACTGAATATGCTTTAACCATTTTTAAGTGTAATTAGGTGCGTTTCAGATTTTGCCCCTAAACGCAGCGGCAGAAGAGTTGTTCCATAGCCGTTGCTTATTAAAACAGTCGTTTGTTTCAGTTTCTTTACTTTTCCTTTTTCATATGGGCCATATCCAAAAACGTGAATTTGCCCTCCATGTGTATGTCCGCTCAAGACGAGATGAATCCGATGCTCAGTGCGGATTTTTGCCGTAATTCTCGGATTATGGCTGACTAAAATTTTAAAGCCGTCCTTCTCTGCTTCGCTTAACGGAAGATCAAGACGGTCCCTCCTTTGATTCATATCATCAATACCCATTAAGAAAAATTTTTCCCCTTCTTCCGACTCAAAAACTACAGTAGTATTGTCTAATATTTTAACACTATTCTCAAGCAAAATGGCATCAAGCTGATGATAGTCTATTTCATAGTCATTATTGCCCCAAACAAAAAAAACAGGCCCAATTTGTCTTAGTTTTGATAAATTTGCCTTTACTTTTTCAAAGCTTACCCCTTTTTCCATAAGATCACCGCCGATAATCGCGAAATCTGCACGGCCTTTTACTTGGGAAATGATTTTTTCTGAAACGGATCTGCGATGAATATCGGAGATAAAAAAAATTTTGACTTCGCCAAAACTCTTCGGAAACTCAGGAAATAATAATTCCGTATTGATCACACGATTGGCAAATGCTTCTTTTATCATATAAAGAAGGAAAAAAAAGCAAGCCAAAAAAAGGATAATAAATAATTCCATAATTCCCCCAACTTACAATTCATTGTTTTTAGCAAGAATGGTATTTTTAAAATCTATGGAAATCATACCATAGATAAAAGAAAAACTAAAAAGGACAATCGTTTGCCAAATCCCATAACGTGTCATGATGATAAAACTGAATATGACACTGTAATTAACTGCCAGTTCATAAATGGAAACATTCTTTCTGCGAATAAAAGCGAATGTTTTTTTTTCGATTCCTTCTCGAAGCAGATCCCCATTTGCGATTAATCCGATAAGAAAGACTATAGCAGCCACAAGAAATTCAAGCGGCTCCAATACGAACTCAGCAAAAAAATCGGAAATGACAAAAGGATTATGAATTGGCACCCAATTTATATATAAATATCCGCATATAAAACCCAATGCTAATTGTATCAATTTCTTCAACATGAATAATCCCTCCCATACCATTTGTATGAAAGGGTTTTTTTTATTTTCTTAAAATTATCCAATGCCGCTTTAACAAATCCTTATTTGTTTTCATGGTATAAGTTGATATCGTATTTTTTTTTCATCATTTCAAATACGATATGGCGGTTTTTCCATTCCTCTTCTTTTTTCCATAAATCTTTGCTTTTATCTATAATTTCACACCTTAACGCATGAAATTCTTTTTCCGCTTTCTCTCTTTTCTCCCTTAATAAATTCATCAATCCATAAATGCCGACGATGATGACAAGCAAATAAAAATTTACAGATTGATTCACAAACGCAGAAAACATCGCTGCAAAAGAATAAGAATATGGCTGCATCACCGTATAGTACAAATAGATAAAAAAGAAAAAACCAAGGGCGATCGTTAACCACATCACAAATAAATGCCTGTTTTTATAACTGTCAAATTTTCGTTTCCGTTTTACAACGCTCTCAAGCATTTCTTTCGTTGCTTGATCCGTCCGATCATCAAGCATTAAGATTGGCGGCTCCATTCTTCCTCCCCCTTCATCTTTTTCTATATAAAAATTGTATGAACTTGTCCGGATAGATATGATTTTTCGAAAAAAAAAGGCCAGACCCCTCCAATGGAGGAGCCAGACCCACAGCCTCATTTTTGCAGCGGAATTTCCAATACTTGTCCTGCTTGTATTTCGTTTCCTTGAATTCCATTCGCATCTCGAATGATATCCATTCCTTCTCTCGAATTATAGTATTTGATCGCAATCCGGAACAAAGTTTCATTTGGTTGAACAGTATGATAAATGATTGTCTTCGGTCCGGAATCTTTATTTCCTTCAGGCTGCGTTGCTGCATTTTCAGCAGATGAAGAATGACTTTCTGTTATGGACTCACTTAAAGAAATGTTCTCCTCTTCTTCATGATCTTCATTGTCAAGCGAGCTTTTCTCTGTTTCCTTTTCCGTATTCGGTTCAGAAGGATCTTCATTTATTTCTAATTCAATCGGTTCATATCCTTCATCGCCGTTGCCAATTGCTTCTTTCTTTCCTGAAAATTTTTGTCCTTCCAAATATGTATAAGCGCTATAAATCGTAATAGGCAATAAGATAAAAAACAATACCAAAAGACGGATGACCGGATATTTCAGCTTCCATTTATTTTTCTTCTTTTTATTGCGGTGAATTTCACTGCGAGGCGGAAGTTTACCCGGATTTTCTTCATTTTCAATTGGAAGCCGCTCAATTCTTTTCCTCAGCCTTTCAGCTTGGTCTCTGTAAGGATCTTCTCTATTCATGGAATATCCCTTCCTGTTCATTCTGTTTTTTCTTAACCATGATCCATACACCTAATAGAAAATCGATTAAGAAGTGCATAAAGATTGTGACAAGCAAATTATCTGTCCATTCATAAATGAAACCGATAAAAAAGCTTAGTAGTGTAATATTCAAAAATAAAAACCAATTAAATAAATAACGGTAGTGAACGAGAGCGAAAATAACACTTGAAACAATTAACCCAAAATGGGTTTGAATCATTCCGCGAAATAATAATTCTTCACTGATTGCAATACAAGCTGCAAGCCATGCAATATGCGGAATCGACTTGCCGGCAAAAATTCGTTCATTGAGCCCTCCGTCATCATAGTAGGAAGAAGGCAAGAGCTTTATTAGCAGCAAATCTATGAAAACAATCATCAGTCCGGCTGTACCGCCGACCAACAAAATTTTAAAATCAGTAAAATGAAATAATTCAAAAAATGCAGAAAAGCTGTCAAACAATATCATACCTAAAATGACTGATATCGTTAATAGTAATATTTGCGTAGCATATAGATGAAAAAGCAGTTCTTTCGAGTCG from Bacillus methanolicus includes these protein-coding regions:
- a CDS encoding YpfB family protein — its product is MKTFERILMKVIVIQLIFLLFVQVFFHKLNIFPELKQITQYEGVSENNFTQILETFRGR
- a CDS encoding flagellar brake protein, with amino-acid sequence MLKIGDTLMLEPKYSNAIETYKCKLVERIGSDLYIDYPVNTTTKRTVFLIDGTQLKVTFVGEDGSVYLFESEIRGRVKQNIPMLILSYPEKENLIKIQRRQYVRVETPVDVAVHPLNGEFQPFTAVTEDISAGGAAAILTGKSEVLREGMIVEATFVLPFQSGEYHYKSFKSRVVRVEDVSENRKKISLQFTDITGQDRQLLLRFCFERQLDMKKKGFSS
- the ypeB gene encoding germination protein YpeB gives rise to the protein MLRGILIGVLVVGIAGTAFWGYQEHREKNAILLNAENNYQRAFHDLTYQLDLLHDEIGTTLAMNSKKSLSPALAEVWRITSAAHSNVGQLPLTLLPFNKTEEFLAKIGDFSYRTAVRDLEKEPLSDKEYKALQNLYKQSADIQNEMRKVQHLVLKNNLRWMDVELALATGKEASDNTIIDGFKTVEKTVEGYSETDFGPAFINMQKKDENYKYLEGENISKNEAVKIAKKYASLGNDVNVRVAENGKGSGYGFYSVTIQDQKNNLEASMDITKKGGYPIWYILSRDVNKQKISLNEASNRAINFLKENEFENMDLFESAQYDNVGVFTFVANQDDVRIYPDSIKIKIALDNGKVIGFSAEDYLKSHHSRKLPTPSQSIANARTKINPNVKIMEEGKAVIINDLNQEVLCYEFLGTLGDDTYRIFINSESGIEEKVEKLKNAEPIYEDVI
- the sleB gene encoding spore cortex-lytic enzyme, encoding MNKKLLAMRLFAIFAACVLLFPTAGNQHADAFSNQVIQHGAVGDDVIELQSRLQYLGFYNGKIDGVFGWSTYWALRNFQYEFGLPIDGLAGTETKQKLVKASRYNEQFVKEQIKKGNKFSHYGGVSLEKQKKPSEGRQANRRGGGATKRQKVTATNTPNGFSSNDIQLMANAVYGEARGEPYVGQVAVAAVILNRLESPSFPHTVSGVIFEPGAFTAVADGQIWLTPNETARRAVLDAINGWDPTDNALYYFNPDTATSAWIWSRPQIKKIGKHIFCK
- the prsW gene encoding glutamic-type intramembrane protease PrsW, producing the protein MLGILSAGFAPGLALLSYFYLKDEYETEPLSMVFKTFIFGAILVFPISFIQYVLETEHLIQSGIIEAFLTTSLLEEFFKWFILYYTVYQHVAFDEPYDGIVYGASVSLGFATAENIFYLVANGLQHALGRALLPVSSHALFGVIMGYYIGKGKFSENPKSKWILLSLAIPFILHGIYDSILISQKDWLVLMFPFMIFLWWLGLRKVKNARALSTKHFEAQIKVQKTLHL
- a CDS encoding asparaginase produces the protein MKKVALLTTGGTIASKKTESGLLSSGELTGEELASLCRLPSDIEIEIHSVFQLPSMHIGFDKLIVLKKKIEEVFKDKTVCGVVVTHGTDSLEETAYFLDLTVTDTRRIVVTGSQRSPDDLGTDVYSNLRNSIYVAVDESLDNVGTVIVFNERIWSAKYVKKVHASNLQGFESFGYGYLGIIDNDVVSVYQKPLIRDCYEIGDELPEVDIIKCYAGADGKFIRHAVDCGVKGIVLEGVGRGQVSPLMVDDIDYAIKKGVKVVVTTSAEEGQVHTSYDYRGSAYDLKLRGAVLGKDYDSKKARIKLAVLMSAGENIEKGFRI
- a CDS encoding YpdA family putative bacillithiol disulfide reductase codes for the protein MKYEDAIIVGAGPCGLAAAISLKEIGKNPLVIEKGNIVNAIYNYPTHQTFFSTSEKLEIGNVPFITENYKPKRIQALAYYREVVKRKNLRIHSFEKVTSISKQENGMFLVQSEKSMYTAPYVIIATGYYDHPNYINVPGEDLPKVSHYFKEAHPYFDQDVVVIGGKNSSVDAALELVKAGARVTVLYRGESYSPSIKPWILPEFDSLVRKGIIKMEFRAHVKQITEDTVVYEKDGKEYEIKNDFVFAMTGYHPDHEFLKAMGVEIDKETGRPVYDMETMETNIKGIFIAGVIAAGNDANEIFIENGRFHGGQIAQAILNREKEGR
- a CDS encoding Glu/Leu/Phe/Val family dehydrogenase, whose translation is MVAEKGTENINREDKHDVLKSTQTVIHRALEKLGYPEEVYELLKEPIRMMTVKIPVRMDDGSVKVFTGYRAQHNDAVGPTKGGIRFHPNVTEKEVKALSIWMSLKCGIVDLPYGGGKGGIVCDPRNMSFRELERLSRGYVRAISQIVGPTKDIPAPDVFTNSQIMAWMMDEYSRIDEFNSPGFITGKPLVLGGSHGRETATAKGVTICIREAAKKKGINLEGARVVVQGFGNAGSFLSKFMYDAGAKVVGISDAYGALYDPNGLDIDYLLDRRDSFGTVTKLFNNTITNKELLELDCDILVPAAIENQITEENAHNIRASIVVEAANGPTTLEATQILTERGILLVPDVLASAGGVTVSYFEWVQNNQGYYWSEEEVEEKLEKVMVKAFNNVYETAQTRRVDMRLAAYMVGVRKMAEASRFRGWV
- a CDS encoding genetic competence negative regulator, giving the protein MRLERLTYNKIKIFLTFDDLTDRGLTKEDIWKDSLKWQQLFHDMLDEASNEFGFEIHGSVAVEVFSLHAQGMVMIVTMEEQDEEEESLGEGFIEMQVTAVDGNEDVLFEFENIEDIIQLAIRLFSMNIFGGNLYSMNGRYFLHMNDISSADLNKTISILAEYGSPSIISIHRLLEYGKEIIKEKAVETLVHYFSI
- a CDS encoding metallophosphoesterase, which produces MELFIILFLACFFFLLYMIKEAFANRVINTELLFPEFPKSFGEVKIFFISDIHRRSVSEKIISQVKGRADFAIIGGDLMEKGVSFEKVKANLSKLRQIGPVFFVWGNNDYEIDYHQLDAILLENSVKILDNTTVVFESEEGEKFFLMGIDDMNQRRDRLDLPLSEAEKDGFKILVSHNPRITAKIRTEHRIHLVLSGHTHGGQIHVFGYGPYEKGKVKKLKQTTVLISNGYGTTLLPLRLGAKSETHLITLKNG
- a CDS encoding YpbF family protein, whose product is MEPPILMLDDRTDQATKEMLESVVKRKRKFDSYKNRHLFVMWLTIALGFFFFIYLYYTVMQPYSYSFAAMFSAFVNQSVNFYLLVIIVGIYGLMNLLREKREKAEKEFHALRCEIIDKSKDLWKKEEEWKNRHIVFEMMKKKYDINLYHENK